One bacterium genomic window, GATCTGTTTGCACGATTCAATGGAATACGGACTCACACAGATCGGGATTTCGTATCTTGCCGATGTAACATTGTAGGGGTAATTCATGAATTACCCCTGCTTAATCCTTTACCACCTCACCGGCAAGGTCATACGGCCCCGACCCGGTAATCCGCACACGGCAGAAAACACAATCTTCGGGGACTCCGCTGTCAACCGTGACGGTACAGTCGACATCGGGAGCGTCCATGTACGTCCGGCCTTCCGCCGCACCGGTTTCGGGGTCAACGCTGTCAACGATCATATCGAATTCATGCCCGGCGAGGGATTCATGAAACTGCCCCGATACCATCGACTGAGCTTCCATGAGGATTTCATACCGTTCCGCGGCGATTTCTTCGGTGACACGGTCATCCATCAGCGCTGCTCCGGTTCCCTCCTCGGGGGAATACACGAACGCGCCGAGACGCTCGAAACGGCTTTCACGCACAAAATCGAGAAGCTCGCCGAAATCCTCGCCGGTCTCGCCGGGAAATCCCACGATGAGCGAGGTTCTCAGCACAACTCCATCGATGCGCCCCCTTATTTTTCCGAGGAGTGCACGGATGTGGGCAGGGTCGGTCCGCCTTCCCATGCGTTCGAGCACCCGTCCGGAAATATGCTGAACGGGTATGTCGATATAGGGGAGCACCTTCGGTAAACCGTTCACGGCGTCGATCAATTCATCGGTGAAATGAGCCGGATGGGTGTACATGAGCCGTATCCAGTCGGCGCCTTCGATATCCGAAAGGCGGCGGAGTAAACCGGGCAGCGTTTTTCCGCCGAGGTCGGAACCGTATCGTGTGGTGTCCTGCCCGATCAGGATCAGCTCGCGGGTTCCGAGGGACACGAGCTCCTCCGCATCGCGGATTATATCGTCTTCGGGAACGCTCCTGTAAGGACCTCGTATGAGGGGTATGGTGCAGTACGAACAGCGGTTGTCGCACCCTTCGGAAATTTTGAGATAAGCGGTGTACGGCGGGCCGGTCACCACGCGTGAGTAGACCGATTCACCCTGTTCACCACGGCCGAGAAGCTCGAGACAGAGCGCGGGAATCCGGTCACGGTCTGCCAGCCCGACGATGGCATCAGCCTCGGTGAGCTCACGTTCGAGCTCGTCACGGTGCCTCTCGGCAAGACAGCCTGCCACGACGAGGGCGCGGAGGTTGCCGGTATGCTTGTATCCGGCGACGGACAGGATGGCGTCGATCGATTCCTCGCGGGCGTCGCCGATGAATCCGCAGGTGTTGACCACGATGACCTCGGCCTCTTCTTCGGGAACGATCTCGAATCCCCGTGAGACAAGGCCTCCCATGATACATTCGGAATCGACCTGGTTCATGGGACATCCGAGGGTGACGAGGGCGGCTCTGGGCGGTGTTGCTGGCTGGGTCATCTCCGTCAATTCTTCCTTGTAACTCCGAGAACATCGCCGATTTTACGCATTGCGCAGAATTCGCCGCACATGGTGCAGAGATGCTCGTCATGAGGCGGGTTCGAGGACCGGATGCTCCGGGCATGACCGGGATCGACACTCAGCTCGTACATATGCTCCCAGTCGAGGTTCTTGCGGGCCTCGCTCATACGGTCGTCCCAGTCGCGTGCTCCCGGATATCCCCGGGCAATATCGGCTGCATGGGCGGCGATCCGTGAGGCGATGACACCCTGTTTGACATCCTCCTTTTTCGGGAGACAGAGATGCTCCGACGGTGTCACATAGCAGAGAAAATCGGCGCCGTACATACCTGCGAGCGCTCCGCCGATTGCGGCGGTGATATGGTCGTACCCCGGCGCAACATCGGTCACGAGCGGGCCGAGAACATAAAAGGGAGCGTTGCGGCACAGGTTTTTCATGATCTTAATGTTGGTTTCCACCTGATCGAGCGGGACATGTCCGGGACCCTCGACCATGGCGAGTACTCCGGCGTGTCGGGCACGGTCGACGAGTTCGCCGAGCACGATGAGCTCGCTGATCTGCGAACGGTCGGTGGCATCGGCAAGACAACCCGGCCTGAGCCCGTCTCCGAGGGACAGCACGGCATCGTACCGGCCGGTTATGTCGAGCAGACGGTCGTATTCGGCGTAGAGGGGGTTTTCCTTTTCGTTATAGAGCATCCACTCGACGAGAAATGCCCCGCCGCGGGATACCACATCGGTCAGCCGTCCCTGCTCACGAATGCGCTCGACAACGGCGCGGGTGACTCCGCAGTGAACGGTGATAAAATCGACACCCTGGGCGAGCTGATCCTCGATGATGCCGAAGAAATCGTCCGCGGTCATATGCACCATGCCCTTGCGGTTATGGGCTGCCCAGACCCCGGCCTCGTAAATCGGCACAGTCCCCACGGGAACCCGGACGGTTTCGAGAATCCTCCGCCGCGTTCCGGCAATATCCCCGCCTGTGGACAGGTCCATGATCGTATCGGCGCCATACTCGACAGCGCAGAGAGCCTTTTCCACTTCCTCCTCGATCGAGGAGGCATCGGAGGATGTCCCGATGTTGGCGTTTACCTT contains:
- the rimO gene encoding 30S ribosomal protein S12 methylthiotransferase RimO, with protein sequence MTQPATPPRAALVTLGCPMNQVDSECIMGGLVSRGFEIVPEEEAEVIVVNTCGFIGDAREESIDAILSVAGYKHTGNLRALVVAGCLAERHRDELERELTEADAIVGLADRDRIPALCLELLGRGEQGESVYSRVVTGPPYTAYLKISEGCDNRCSYCTIPLIRGPYRSVPEDDIIRDAEELVSLGTRELILIGQDTTRYGSDLGGKTLPGLLRRLSDIEGADWIRLMYTHPAHFTDELIDAVNGLPKVLPYIDIPVQHISGRVLERMGRRTDPAHIRALLGKIRGRIDGVVLRTSLIVGFPGETGEDFGELLDFVRESRFERLGAFVYSPEEGTGAALMDDRVTEEIAAERYEILMEAQSMVSGQFHESLAGHEFDMIVDSVDPETGAAEGRTYMDAPDVDCTVTVDSGVPEDCVFCRVRITGSGPYDLAGEVVKD
- the thiC gene encoding phosphomethylpyrimidine synthase ThiC, which produces MTRMERARKGETPDEFVRIAHDEHTTPDCIRDGVAAGEITLCTSAVRKVNPLAIGAGLRIKVNANIGTSSDASSIEEEVEKALCAVEYGADTIMDLSTGGDIAGTRRRILETVRVPVGTVPIYEAGVWAAHNRKGMVHMTADDFFGIIEDQLAQGVDFITVHCGVTRAVVERIREQGRLTDVVSRGGAFLVEWMLYNEKENPLYAEYDRLLDITGRYDAVLSLGDGLRPGCLADATDRSQISELIVLGELVDRARHAGVLAMVEGPGHVPLDQVETNIKIMKNLCRNAPFYVLGPLVTDVAPGYDHITAAIGGALAGMYGADFLCYVTPSEHLCLPKKEDVKQGVIASRIAAHAADIARGYPGARDWDDRMSEARKNLDWEHMYELSVDPGHARSIRSSNPPHDEHLCTMCGEFCAMRKIGDVLGVTRKN